Proteins found in one Gammaproteobacteria bacterium genomic segment:
- a CDS encoding Fic family protein gives MTPENASSPQARAGTYQRQLSGYRAFIPTPLPPHPAVRLAGELQVLLSRADRALGRLDGSVQTLPNPDLFVFMYVRKEAVLSSQIEGTQSSLQDLLAAEAEVLAPASRPRDVDEVVNYVNAMNHGLSRLAELPVSVRLIREIHERLLHGVRGSRLTPGELRRSQNWVGPGGCTLAEASFVPPPPESVPEALSDLERFLHRQDELPLLIKIGLAHAQFETIHPFLDGNGRIGRLLIAFLLCEREVLHKPVLYLSHYFKRHRQAYYERLQAVRDAGDWEGWLGFFLRGVAEVSAQATDTARRILALREEHRGRITEELGRAAGNGHRVLEMLYKHPIVSVAEVQALIHTTYPAANQLVARMAELGVLSEFTGNARHRRFRYEPYVRLFSEDDEETGA, from the coding sequence ATGACGCCCGAAAACGCATCTTCGCCCCAGGCTCGGGCGGGAACTTATCAGCGCCAGCTATCCGGGTACCGTGCGTTCATCCCTACGCCGCTGCCGCCGCACCCGGCCGTGCGTCTGGCGGGCGAGTTGCAAGTGCTCCTATCCCGCGCCGATCGCGCTCTCGGCCGACTGGATGGTTCAGTGCAGACACTACCGAACCCGGACCTGTTCGTCTTCATGTACGTACGCAAGGAAGCCGTGCTTTCCAGCCAGATCGAGGGCACTCAAAGCTCGTTACAGGACTTGCTGGCCGCCGAGGCCGAGGTTCTCGCGCCCGCGTCGCGTCCGCGTGACGTGGACGAAGTCGTCAACTATGTAAACGCCATGAATCATGGCCTGTCGCGGCTTGCGGAACTGCCGGTCTCGGTAAGGCTGATTCGTGAGATTCACGAACGATTGCTCCACGGCGTCAGAGGCAGCCGCCTGACGCCGGGCGAACTGCGGCGTAGCCAGAACTGGGTCGGCCCGGGCGGTTGCACGCTTGCCGAAGCCAGCTTCGTGCCACCGCCGCCCGAGTCGGTGCCGGAAGCCTTAAGTGATCTGGAGCGTTTCCTGCACCGGCAGGATGAGCTTCCGCTGCTGATCAAGATCGGGCTCGCTCATGCGCAGTTCGAAACCATCCATCCGTTCTTGGACGGCAATGGTCGTATTGGCCGCCTGCTCATCGCCTTTCTGCTGTGCGAACGCGAAGTGCTGCATAAGCCGGTGCTGTATCTTTCGCACTACTTCAAGCGCCACCGTCAGGCTTATTACGAACGCCTGCAGGCCGTGCGCGACGCCGGCGACTGGGAGGGCTGGCTTGGGTTCTTTCTGCGCGGCGTGGCCGAAGTCAGCGCCCAGGCCACCGACACCGCCCGGCGCATTCTGGCGCTGCGAGAAGAGCATCGCGGACGCATCACCGAGGAGCTGGGGCGTGCCGCCGGCAATGGCCACAGGGTGCTGGAAATGCTTTACAAGCATCCCATCGTCTCCGTCGCCGAGGTGCAGGCGCTGATCCACACGACTTATCCCGCCGCCAACCAGCTCGTTGCGCGCATGGCGGAACTCGGCGTGCTCAGCGAATTCACGGGCAACGCGCGCCATCGCCGCTTCCGCTACGAACCTTATGTGCGCTTGTTCAGCGAGGACGACGAGGAGACTGGCGCATGA